In the Streptobacillus moniliformis DSM 12112 genome, one interval contains:
- a CDS encoding branched-chain amino acid ABC transporter permease: protein MEKKNSLKLNKTNYILGFLMILFTYLILQYSIIDDGIFSYKASIYINILIYILFALSINITTGVMGELNLGHAGFISIGAYSSSIFSKYLYSFNLNHLLHLVIVCIFGAIIASFFGMLVSMTTLRLRGDYLAIITLAFGEIVKYIIQNIDFLGGAAGLNGIPDIVNFSYIFLIVVISSILMIMILISKKGRLLLSIRENEIAAENMGVNINRAKIYGFTLSAFFAGIGGALFAHNLGSLTPDKFNFVFSIEILVMVVLGGLGSITGAVVSATFLTLLNEILRQVSEYRFLIYSIILISLMIFKKDGILGTNEFTIPSFLKWLKDIKQKVIK, encoded by the coding sequence ATGGAAAAGAAAAATAGTTTAAAATTAAATAAAACTAACTATATTTTAGGATTTTTAATGATATTGTTTACATATCTAATATTACAATATTCTATAATAGATGATGGTATTTTTAGCTATAAGGCGAGTATTTATATAAATATATTGATATATATTTTATTTGCTTTAAGTATAAATATTACGACAGGAGTTATGGGTGAACTTAATTTAGGACATGCTGGATTTATATCTATAGGAGCATATTCATCATCTATTTTTTCTAAATATTTGTATAGTTTTAATTTAAATCATTTATTACATTTAGTGATAGTTTGTATATTTGGAGCAATAATAGCCTCATTTTTTGGAATGTTAGTTTCTATGACAACTCTTAGATTAAGAGGAGATTATTTAGCTATAATAACACTTGCATTCGGGGAAATAGTAAAATATATTATACAAAATATAGATTTTTTAGGTGGAGCAGCAGGTTTAAATGGAATACCTGATATAGTTAATTTTAGCTATATATTTTTAATAGTTGTTATTTCTTCAATATTAATGATAATGATATTAATATCGAAAAAAGGAAGATTACTATTATCTATAAGAGAAAATGAAATAGCTGCTGAGAATATGGGAGTTAATATTAATAGGGCTAAAATTTATGGATTTACTCTATCTGCTTTCTTTGCAGGAATAGGTGGAGCTTTATTTGCACATAATCTTGGAAGTTTAACTCCAGATAAATTTAATTTTGTATTTTCTATTGAAATATTAGTAATGGTAGTTTTAGGTGGACTTGGAAGTATAACAGGAGCGGTTGTTTCTGCTACTTTTTTAACACTTTTAAATGAAATATTAAGACAAGTATCAGAATATAGATTTTTAATTTATTCAATTATACTAATTAGTTTAATGATATTTAAAAAGGACGGTATCTTAGGAACTAATGAATTTACTATACCTTCTTTCTTAAAGTGGTTAAAAGATATTAAACAGAAGGTGATAAAATGA
- a CDS encoding ABC transporter ATP-binding protein: protein MKLLETQNLTLKFGGLTAVKDVNVEINDKELIGLIGPNGAGKTSFFNLLTRVYQPSEGKIFLNGVDISYMKTYKIVALGMSRTFQNIRLFKQLTVLDNIRISLDQKKDYSTLDAMFRTKKFREYEYESIEKAKSILKIFDLDEIAEHRADSLSYGNQRKLEIARALACSPKLLLLDEPAAGMNPNETYELMKIIEKIKNEFNISILLIEHDMDLVMGICERIYVLNFGEVIASGKPSEIQNNKEVIKAYLGD, encoded by the coding sequence ATGAAATTATTAGAAACTCAAAATTTAACTTTGAAATTTGGTGGATTAACTGCGGTTAAAGATGTGAATGTAGAAATTAATGATAAAGAATTGATTGGATTAATAGGACCTAATGGTGCAGGAAAAACTTCATTTTTCAATTTATTAACAAGAGTATATCAACCAAGTGAAGGTAAAATATTTTTAAATGGTGTAGATATATCTTACATGAAAACATATAAAATAGTTGCACTTGGAATGTCTAGGACTTTTCAAAATATTAGATTATTTAAACAATTAACAGTACTTGATAATATTAGAATTTCTTTAGATCAAAAGAAAGATTATTCAACATTAGATGCTATGTTTAGAACTAAAAAATTTAGAGAATATGAATATGAAAGTATAGAAAAGGCTAAATCAATTTTAAAAATATTTGATTTAGATGAAATAGCAGAACATAGAGCAGATTCACTATCTTATGGTAATCAAAGAAAACTTGAGATAGCAAGGGCCCTTGCTTGTTCTCCTAAATTATTATTACTTGATGAACCAGCAGCAGGAATGAATCCTAATGAAACTTATGAATTAATGAAAATAATAGAAAAGATAAAAAATGAATTTAATATTTCTATATTATTAATTGAACATGATATGGATTTAGTAATGGGTATTTGTGAGAGAATATATGTACTAAATTTTGGAGAAGTAATTGCAAGTGGTAAACCAAGTGAAATACAGAATAATAAAGAAGTTATTAAAGCATATTTAGGAGATTAA
- a CDS encoding ABC transporter ATP-binding protein yields MKVLEVNNINVFYDKIHAIKDVSFYINKGEIVSFIGANGAGKSTTLNAISNLLKIKSGEIALFGENISNVKAHKLVLRGMAHVPEGRRIFTELTVLENLLMGAFTRPKSEIKESLEKMFNLFPRLRERKNQLSGTMSGGEQQMLAMARALMSKPKLLLLDEPSMGLAPLLVKEIFEIIKKINKEENVTILLVEQNAKMSLEISDRAYVIETGEIILEGNGLDLIDNPVIKKAYLGG; encoded by the coding sequence ATGAAAGTATTAGAAGTGAATAATATTAATGTATTTTATGATAAAATACATGCAATTAAAGATGTTTCTTTTTATATAAATAAAGGGGAGATAGTATCTTTTATTGGTGCTAATGGTGCAGGTAAAAGTACAACTTTAAATGCAATTTCTAACCTTTTAAAAATTAAATCAGGAGAAATAGCGTTATTTGGAGAAAATATATCAAATGTTAAGGCTCATAAATTAGTTTTAAGAGGAATGGCACATGTACCAGAAGGAAGAAGAATTTTTACTGAATTAACAGTATTAGAGAATTTACTTATGGGTGCTTTTACAAGACCTAAATCAGAAATAAAGGAGAGTTTAGAAAAGATGTTTAATCTTTTTCCAAGACTTAGAGAAAGAAAAAATCAATTATCTGGAACTATGAGTGGAGGAGAACAACAAATGCTGGCAATGGCAAGAGCATTAATGTCTAAACCTAAATTACTTTTATTAGATGAGCCTTCTATGGGACTTGCACCACTATTAGTTAAAGAAATATTTGAAATAATTAAAAAGATTAACAAAGAAGAAAATGTAACTATATTACTTGTTGAACAAAATGCTAAGATGTCGCTTGAGATATCTGATAGAGCATATGTTATTGAAACAGGGGAGATAATACTTGAAGGAAATGGATTAGATTTAATAGATAATCCTGTTATTAAAAAAGCTTATTTAGGGGGATAA
- a CDS encoding TetR/AcrR family transcriptional regulator yields the protein MEKKKLLQEKKQNVIVQSANLFFKKGYVNTGVQDILDVCNIPKGSFYYYFKSKDDLLLQVIDYHRENILELFEKNVDDLSIYKLKSFFSIFLNNIAIIEIEDKDLTEKNKENDLLFGINHNNTKKFYGGSPLGNLNSELSNLSDEINAKIVDAYFQIESRIYFFLETLSIVHNKYKSEFIDYYTYLLINNLEGTCLKLKRMRNKEPIEEFLKFFDILIDKMIKD from the coding sequence ATGGAAAAAAAGAAATTATTACAAGAAAAAAAACAAAATGTAATAGTTCAAAGTGCAAATCTTTTTTTTAAAAAAGGATATGTTAATACCGGTGTTCAAGATATATTAGATGTATGTAATATTCCAAAAGGTTCTTTTTATTATTACTTTAAAAGTAAAGATGATTTACTATTACAAGTAATAGATTATCATAGAGAAAATATTTTAGAATTATTTGAAAAAAATGTAGATGATTTATCTATATACAAACTTAAATCTTTCTTTTCTATTTTTCTAAATAATATTGCAATCATAGAAATAGAAGATAAAGACCTTACAGAAAAAAATAAAGAAAATGACTTATTATTCGGTATAAATCATAACAATACTAAGAAATTTTATGGTGGTTCACCTTTAGGAAATTTAAATTCAGAACTTTCTAACTTAAGTGATGAAATTAATGCAAAAATAGTTGATGCATATTTTCAAATAGAAAGTAGAATATATTTTTTCTTAGAAACATTAAGCATAGTCCATAATAAATACAAATCAGAATTTATAGATTACTATACTTACTTATTAATAAATAATCTTGAAGGAACTTGTCTTAAATTAAAAAGAATGAGGAATAAAGAACCTATAGAAGAATTTTTAAAATTCTTTGATATATTGATAGATAAAATGATTAAAGATTAA
- a CDS encoding copper homeostasis protein CutC has product MNIEICAGNIEDIIITEKLNISRIELNQGLSIGGLTPSHALVKQALKISTKDIVVMIRPREGDFTYTENEYMVMKEDAKYLLKLPIKGIVFGFLNYDNSIDVKRTKKFITLAKKYNKEAIFHRAIDVSNDYINNLILLKNLGITRILTSGHEKNAELGIENIKKAIKENLPIIVGCGINANNIHKFKNLGITDIHGSFSKKILNDYTIDFGNYTILDKNIEKNIDFNSF; this is encoded by the coding sequence ATGAATATAGAAATTTGTGCAGGTAATATAGAAGATATAATAATAACTGAAAAATTAAATATTTCAAGAATAGAACTTAATCAAGGGTTAAGTATAGGTGGATTAACTCCATCACATGCTTTAGTTAAGCAGGCATTAAAAATTTCAACTAAAGATATAGTAGTTATGATAAGACCTAGAGAAGGTGATTTTACATATACAGAAAATGAATATATGGTAATGAAAGAAGATGCAAAATATCTATTAAAATTACCTATAAAAGGTATAGTTTTTGGTTTTTTAAATTATGATAATAGCATAGATGTAAAAAGAACCAAGAAGTTTATAACTCTTGCTAAAAAATATAACAAGGAAGCAATATTTCACAGAGCAATAGATGTAAGTAATGACTATATTAATAACTTAATATTATTAAAGAATTTAGGTATAACTAGAATACTTACATCAGGGCATGAAAAAAATGCAGAACTTGGTATAGAAAATATTAAAAAGGCTATAAAAGAAAATTTACCAATTATAGTTGGTTGTGGAATAAATGCTAATAATATTCATAAATTCAAAAACTTAGGTATAACAGATATACATGGTTCATTTTCAAAGAAAATATTAAATGATTATACTATAGATTTTGGAAATTATACTATCTTAGATAAGAATATAGAAAAAAACATTGACTTTAATTCTTTTTAG
- a CDS encoding DUF1576 domain-containing protein, producing the protein MKEKTREYIYFFMIPLLILFYAFILNNPKEIFEGVNKILNTSDILISDYFYISNLGATFFNAGIICLFNAYLIYIYDLKLNGLLIVSVLITLSFGFMGKNIYNIIPFYIGSYIYIKFIGREFKTVIPITMMSTTLAPIVSSLGVLGIIMGIFIGFIMPIITKHTLLYHGGYNLYNTGFAGGLFGIILYSIILSFGIKFDVNRSYNNIFYTSPFIFFLLLFSLMVIIGYLNDKNIFENMKSIHRHTGRLVTDFVQEEGFYASFFNMGIMGLVCLIFPMYFKVFNGPVICAILTVVSFGGFGKHLKNILPVMIGVIIMYYLTRTRVDETILLMTIFFSTTLAPIAGKYGWHLGIIAGIFHFSVATQIGAVHGGMNLYNNGLAAGIVSSIYVPIIEEIKGVINIVRTRKNNS; encoded by the coding sequence TTGAAAGAAAAAACGAGAGAATACATTTATTTTTTTATGATACCTTTGTTAATATTATTTTACGCTTTTATATTAAATAACCCTAAAGAAATATTTGAAGGTGTAAATAAGATATTAAATACTAGTGATATATTAATATCAGATTATTTTTATATTTCAAATTTAGGAGCTACCTTTTTTAATGCAGGAATAATTTGTTTATTTAATGCCTATTTAATATATATCTATGATTTAAAATTAAATGGATTATTAATTGTTTCAGTATTAATTACCCTATCATTTGGTTTTATGGGTAAAAATATATATAATATTATACCGTTTTATATAGGTTCATATATTTATATTAAGTTCATTGGTAGAGAATTTAAAACGGTAATTCCTATTACTATGATGAGTACAACTCTTGCACCCATAGTATCTTCTTTAGGTGTTTTAGGAATAATAATGGGTATTTTCATAGGCTTTATTATGCCTATAATTACTAAGCATACCCTTTTATATCATGGAGGTTATAACTTATATAATACAGGGTTTGCTGGAGGGTTATTTGGCATTATTCTATATTCAATTATTTTATCATTTGGAATTAAATTTGATGTAAATAGAAGCTATAATAATATTTTTTATACTTCTCCTTTTATATTTTTCTTATTACTATTTTCTTTAATGGTAATAATAGGTTATTTAAATGATAAAAATATATTTGAAAATATGAAAAGTATACATAGGCATACAGGGAGGTTAGTAACAGATTTTGTTCAAGAAGAAGGATTTTATGCTTCATTTTTTAATATGGGCATAATGGGACTTGTATGTTTAATATTTCCGATGTATTTTAAGGTGTTTAATGGACCTGTGATTTGTGCAATACTTACTGTAGTTTCTTTTGGTGGATTTGGTAAACATTTAAAAAATATTTTACCTGTAATGATAGGTGTTATTATTATGTATTATCTTACAAGAACTAGAGTAGATGAAACTATATTATTAATGACAATATTTTTTTCAACAACTCTTGCCCCTATAGCAGGTAAGTATGGTTGGCATTTAGGGATAATTGCTGGAATATTTCATTTTTCTGTAGCTACACAAATAGGAGCTGTACATGGAGGAATGAATTTGTATAATAATGGGCTTGCAGCAGGAATAGTATCATCTATTTATGTCCCTATAATAGAGGAAATTAAAGGAGTGATAAATATTGTTAGAACAAGAAAAAATAATAGTTAA
- the tpx gene encoding thiol peroxidase → MKVTMAGNPITLVGNQVKVGEMAPDFKALKGDLSEFKLSDYLGKKIILTSFPSIDTGVCAIQATKFNQEISKFDDAVLITISNDLPFALNRYCGANGINNAITISDHKDVDFGMKYGMLIEELRLLSRAVFVIDKEGKLAFIEVCEEIKNEPNYEEALKVLRSI, encoded by the coding sequence ATGAAAGTAACAATGGCAGGAAATCCAATTACTTTAGTTGGAAATCAAGTGAAAGTAGGTGAAATGGCTCCAGATTTTAAAGCGTTAAAAGGAGATTTGAGTGAATTTAAGTTAAGCGATTATCTAGGTAAGAAAATAATATTAACTTCTTTCCCATCTATAGATACAGGTGTATGTGCTATACAAGCAACTAAATTTAATCAAGAAATAAGTAAATTTGATGATGCAGTTCTTATAACTATTTCAAATGATTTACCTTTTGCATTAAATAGATACTGTGGTGCTAATGGAATTAATAATGCTATTACTATTTCAGATCATAAAGATGTTGATTTTGGAATGAAATATGGAATGTTAATTGAAGAATTAAGATTACTTTCAAGAGCTGTATTTGTAATTGACAAAGAAGGTAAATTAGCATTTATTGAAGTGTGTGAAGAAATTAAAAATGAACCAAATTATGAAGAAGCTTTAAAAGTATTAAGAAGTATATAA
- a CDS encoding NCS2 family permease, giving the protein MNKFFKFYTYETNFKTEVIAGITTFLTMAYILGVNVGILSTAGLPANAVFLATAVSAAAACIFMGIYSNSPIALAPGMGLNAFFTYTVVLGYGYTWQEALAMVFLSGVIFLIISLFGLRKLIIESIPASLKQSIGAGIGFFISFIGLVKMGVIVASPATLVTLGNFKNPTVLLALFGLFITIILMSLEFKSSIFIGLFITAVFGIILNKAGISGMPTTPNQIVSVQFDTSVIGAFVGGLKSIITKPQTIIVVFTMLFVDFFDTAGTLIAVTNKINNNGRKNYDMDKMFYSDAIGTIVGSAFGTSNVTSYIESTSGVAVGGRTGLTSIVVGLLFLLSTLFSPLLAVISGIEVNGVFLEPVVAPSLVVVGVLMATQLSNVDWHDFSAASSGFITIIVMILSYSIADGIAAGFIVYVLSKLFTNKNKEIGKVVWLLFTIFLLYFISR; this is encoded by the coding sequence GTGAATAAATTTTTTAAATTTTACACTTATGAAACTAATTTTAAAACAGAGGTAATAGCTGGAATTACAACATTTCTAACTATGGCATACATCTTAGGAGTTAATGTAGGTATATTATCTACAGCAGGATTACCTGCAAATGCAGTTTTCTTAGCAACTGCCGTATCTGCTGCCGCAGCATGTATATTTATGGGTATTTATTCTAATTCACCTATAGCTTTAGCCCCTGGTATGGGACTTAATGCATTCTTTACATATACTGTTGTACTTGGATACGGTTATACTTGGCAAGAAGCTTTAGCAATGGTATTTTTATCAGGAGTAATATTTTTAATAATATCATTGTTTGGTTTAAGAAAACTTATTATAGAATCTATACCTGCAAGTTTAAAACAATCTATAGGTGCTGGAATAGGATTTTTTATATCATTTATTGGTCTTGTTAAAATGGGAGTAATAGTGGCTAGTCCTGCAACATTAGTTACATTAGGAAACTTTAAAAATCCTACTGTATTACTTGCATTATTCGGATTATTTATTACAATTATTTTAATGAGTTTAGAATTTAAATCATCTATATTTATAGGATTATTTATTACAGCAGTATTTGGTATTATTTTAAATAAGGCTGGAATTAGTGGAATGCCTACAACTCCAAATCAAATAGTAAGTGTTCAATTTGACACTTCAGTAATAGGTGCATTTGTTGGTGGATTAAAGTCAATAATAACTAAACCTCAAACAATAATAGTTGTATTTACAATGCTATTTGTTGATTTCTTTGATACTGCTGGTACATTAATTGCTGTTACAAATAAAATAAATAATAATGGTAGAAAAAATTATGATATGGATAAAATGTTTTATTCAGATGCCATAGGTACTATAGTAGGATCTGCTTTTGGTACTTCAAATGTTACAAGTTATATCGAATCTACTAGTGGAGTTGCTGTTGGTGGAAGAACTGGATTAACTTCAATAGTAGTAGGTTTATTATTCCTATTATCTACTCTATTTTCACCATTACTTGCAGTAATATCTGGTATAGAAGTTAATGGTGTTTTCTTAGAACCTGTAGTTGCACCATCACTTGTAGTAGTCGGTGTTTTAATGGCAACACAACTTTCTAATGTTGATTGGCATGATTTCTCAGCAGCATCATCTGGATTTATAACAATAATAGTTATGATATTATCATATTCTATAGCAGATGGTATTGCAGCTGGATTTATAGTATATGTATTAAGTAAATTATTTACAAATAAAAATAAAGAAATTGGAAAAGTAGTTTGGTTATTATTTACAATATTCTTACTATATTTCATATCAAGATAG
- a CDS encoding LysR family transcriptional regulator — MDIHHLKIFYETCNEKSFTKAAKKLFISQSAVSIQLKKFELSLSTQLIERNSKSFKLTFAGNELYKMSQDIFNKISRMENQMKKIVSNHNAKIVVGATHNIGEPLLPKIITDYSKKYKEIEFDIYIKNSASLIKHIKDGIIDIAMMEEEVVDEKELKFVQTDNYPFVVIAPPYINKLEDIKEMSMLKKDTQLASKYIENFEEIIDHTFERKISVNGSNETIKNLVMNGMGISVLPYYCVYEEIKEKKMNLVHEFDKLEDKFQLVYLKENENKIWIANFVEFFKQYNIKFEADSIIKKK; from the coding sequence TTGGATATACATCATTTAAAAATTTTTTACGAAACTTGTAATGAAAAAAGTTTTACAAAGGCTGCTAAAAAATTATTTATAAGCCAATCAGCTGTTTCAATACAATTGAAAAAATTTGAACTTTCGCTATCTACACAATTAATAGAAAGAAATTCTAAGAGTTTTAAACTTACATTCGCTGGTAATGAATTATATAAAATGTCTCAAGATATCTTTAATAAGATATCCCGTATGGAAAATCAGATGAAAAAAATAGTTTCAAATCACAATGCTAAAATTGTGGTTGGAGCAACACATAATATAGGAGAGCCACTTTTACCTAAAATAATTACTGATTATAGTAAAAAGTATAAAGAGATTGAATTTGATATATATATTAAAAATAGTGCTTCTCTTATTAAACATATAAAAGATGGTATAATAGATATAGCTATGATGGAAGAAGAAGTTGTAGATGAAAAAGAACTTAAGTTTGTACAAACTGATAATTATCCATTTGTAGTTATTGCACCACCATATATTAATAAACTAGAGGATATAAAAGAGATGAGTATGTTAAAAAAAGATACTCAACTTGCATCTAAATATATAGAGAATTTTGAAGAAATAATAGATCATACTTTTGAAAGAAAAATAAGTGTTAATGGTAGTAATGAAACCATTAAAAATCTTGTTATGAATGGTATGGGAATTAGTGTCCTACCTTATTATTGTGTATATGAAGAAATTAAAGAAAAGAAAATGAATTTAGTTCATGAATTTGATAAACTTGAGGATAAATTCCAATTAGTTTATTTAAAAGAAAATGAGAATAAAATATGGATAGCAAATTTTGTTGAATTTTTTAAACAATATAATATAAAATTTGAAGCAGATAGTATAATTAAAAAGAAATAA
- a CDS encoding ABC transporter permease has protein sequence MKKIIDILIRYYLIFLLIITWQLLSTFNVVPKFLLPSPIDVVNAFIKDFSLIMKHTKYTIIEAFSGLFLGTLFAFILSIIMDRFDFMYKTTMPMLIITQTIPTVAIAPLLVLWFGYGMSSKILLVIITTFFPITVALLDGYRSVDKESLILLKSMGANKLQEYVHVKLPSSLNYFFAGFRISVSYSLIGAVVAEWLGGFYGLGVYMTRVRKSYSFDKMFAVIFFISALSLFLITLVSKLEKYIVKWEEK, from the coding sequence ATGAAAAAAATTATAGATATATTAATTAGATACTATTTAATATTTCTTCTAATTATAACATGGCAGTTACTATCTACATTTAATGTAGTACCTAAATTTTTACTACCTTCACCTATTGATGTAGTAAATGCTTTTATTAAAGATTTTTCTTTGATAATGAAACATACTAAATATACTATTATTGAAGCTTTTAGTGGTCTTTTTTTAGGGACTCTTTTTGCTTTTATATTATCTATAATTATGGATAGGTTTGACTTTATGTATAAAACTACCATGCCTATGCTTATTATTACTCAAACTATACCTACTGTGGCTATAGCTCCTTTACTTGTTTTATGGTTTGGGTATGGAATGAGTTCTAAAATACTCTTAGTTATAATTACAACCTTTTTTCCAATAACTGTTGCTCTTCTTGATGGGTATAGGTCTGTAGATAAAGAAAGTCTGATACTTTTAAAATCCATGGGGGCTAATAAATTGCAAGAATATGTACATGTTAAATTACCTAGTTCCTTAAACTATTTTTTTGCAGGATTTAGAATATCTGTATCATATTCATTAATAGGTGCAGTAGTAGCAGAATGGCTTGGAGGATTTTATGGATTAGGAGTGTATATGACAAGGGTTAGAAAATCGTACTCATTTGATAAAATGTTTGCGGTTATCTTCTTTATATCAGCACTTAGCCTATTTTTAATAACACTTGTTTCTAAATTAGAAAAATATATAGTTAAATGGGAGGAAAAATGA